One Burkholderia sp. WP9 genomic window, TGGCGAGGCGCTCGCTGGTGGCGCGCTCCTCCTCACTGCCCCACGGCAGCACGATCGACGCGCCGCGCCGCACCAGCGACTGCCCCAGTTCGATCCATGCGGTATCCGGCCATTGCTTGTCGGCGCGCGAGGTGGCGTGCACGAACACGACGTACGGCACCGGCAGGTTCAGGTTCGCTTCAGACAACGCCAGCGCTGCCCGGCCGGTGTCGAGACCGAAGTCGATGTCGTCGGTGGGTTGCGGCGCCGGGTCGTTCAGCGCCGCGGCCACCAGTTGGCGCGTGCGTTCCACCACATGTGTACGCGGCTCGATCGGCACGCGCTTGTCGTAGAAGAAGCGCACCGGCCATTCGAAGCCCGCGCCCTCGGTACGGTTCGCGAGGCCGACCAGCGGCCCGCGCGCCATGCTCGCGACCCACGCGGTCTTGATCAGCCCCTGGCAATCGATCACGAGATCGTAATTTTCGGCGGCGAGCGCACGGCGGAAGGCGCCGATCTCGCGCCAGTTGTCGAGCGACAGAATGCGTTTGCGCCAGCGCCTCAGCGACACCGGAATGGCCCGCCGCACGCCGCTCACGAGTTGCACGAGCCCCACGAAGCTTTCTTCGACGAGCCAGTCGATCTGAGCCTCGGGATGGCGGCGTCGGATGTCGGCAATCACCGGCATGTTGTGAACGACGTCGCCCAGTGACGACACCCTCACGATCAATATCTTTTGCACGCTCAAGAGTGGGAAAACCGGCTATCCGGCCCGAAGATGCGTTGAGAGAGCCCTCGAACCCGTCGCTGTGCGCCGGGCCCTCGAAGGAGGTGAGAAACTCGGCGTTTTCTCACGAGGACGGCAATTCTAGCGCGTTACATGTAAATCGCATGAAAAAACGCGGCGCGGTAAAAGAAACCCGCGCCGCGTTCGACGACAGCACCGGCTCACTTCGAACCGCGCCGCCGCTTCAGCGTTTAGAACGGCAGCTTCGCGTCAGGCTTCTCCGCGAGGATCACGCGGCGGAAGTCTTCCTGAATGCGCTTGAGCGCCGCGTCGTTATCGGCTTCGAAACGCATCACCACGACCGGCGTGGTGTTCGACGAACGCGCGAGACCGAATCCGTCCGGATACTCGACACGCAGGCCGTCGATCTTCACGACGTCGTCCGCGCCGGTGAATTTCGCGCTCTGCTGCAGGCGCGCGATCAGTTCGAAGTTTTCGCCTTCTTCGAGCTTGAGTTGCAGTTCCGGCGTGGAGTTCGAGTTCGGCAGCGAGTTCAGCAGCTTGCTCGGATCTTCCACACGCGTGAGGATTTCGAGCAGGCGCGCGCCCGTGTACAGGCCGTCGTCGAAACCGTACCAGCGGTCCTTGAAGAACACGTGGCCGCTCATTTCGCCGGCGAGCGGTGCGCCGGTTTCGCGCAGCTTCGCCTTGACGAGCGAGTGGCCGGTCTTCCACATGAGCGGCTCGCCGCCCTTGTCCTTCACCCACTTGGCGAGGTTACGCGTGCACTTCACGTCGTAAATGATCTGCGCGCCCTTGTTGCGCGACAGCACTTCTTCCGCGAACAGCATGAGCTGACGGTCCGGATAGATGATCTGGCCGTCTTTGGTGACCACGCCGAGGCGGTCGCCGTCGCCGTCGAAAGCGAAGCCGATTTCAGCGTCCGTTTCCTTCAGCGCGCGAATCACGTCCTGCAGGTTTTCCGGGTGAGCCGGGTCCGGGTGATGGTTCGGGAAGTTGCCGTCGATCTCGGTGAACAGTTCGACCAGTTCGCAGCCGAGCTTCTTGAACAGCTTGGGCGCGAGGCCGCCGGCGACGCCGTTGCCGGTGTCGACCACGATCTTGATGGGACGCGCGAGCTTGATGTCGCTCGCGATGCGATCGAGATAGGCGTCGGCGATGTCGTACTCGGTGTACGTGCCGCTGCCTTCAGAGAAGTTCTCGTCGACGATGCGCTGATGCAGCGCGAGAATCTGCTCGCCGTAAATGGCCGCGCCGCGCAAGACCATCTTGAAGCCGTTGTAGTCCGGCGGATTATGACTACCCGTCACGACGATGCACGAATCGACGCGGCGCTCGCCGCCGTCGAGCTGCAACGGCACGCTGGCCGCGAAATAACCAACCGGCGTGGGCACCATGCCCACGTTGACCACGTCGACACCGGCCGCACGCAGGCCGTCCGACAAAGCCTGGACCAGTTCGGGACCCGACAGGCGGCCGTCACGCGCGACCACCACGGCGTCGCCGCCTTGCGCCCGCACTTCGCTGCCGAACGCGCGGCCGATCGAACGCGCTGCGTCGGCGTCGAGCGTCTTGCCGATTACACCGCGAATGTCATATGCCTTGAAAATAGATTTGGAGATCATGTTGGCTCACTTGCGTGCAATGGAAAATTTTGACCGGCGCACCGATAACAAATCGGTAAAACACAGCGATGCGCCCTTGCCGGAAGCGATCCGGTTCCAACTTATAATTGCGCTTTTCGGACCAGCCTTAAAACACCATTCTAATGCTTAGACGCCCTCCAATTGTAAAGTTGCCGCGACAGTCGGCTGGGTGGGCAAACGCGCGCACTGCGCCGCTCGGGTCATTCGTGCCATCGTTGCCACCCGCGCGATCGGCGCGAACGATGCGAGCGGATCGCCGAGCGTCAAGCGGATGCTGACGCTCAAACGCTTCGCCAATCCGGACGTCACGCGCGCCTTCACGAATATCGTCTGGCTCGGACTGGAACGGCTCACGCAGATCGGCGTGGCGATCGCGATCAGCGGCTTGCTGGCGCGCTACTTCGGGCCGGACGTCTTCGGCAAATGGCAATACGCCAATACGCTGCTGCTGGTGCTCTCACCGATTACCTGGGTGTGCGGCGCGGAGATACTCGTGCCCACCATCGTCAACCGGCCGCCGGCGCAACTCGGAACCGTGCTCGGCAGTGCGTTTGCGCTGCGCATATCGGTCTCCGCCGCGGCGTTGCTGCTCACCTGGCTCGGCATTGCCCTGCATGTGTTCGAGCCGCTGGTCGGCGCGATGCTCGCCGGCCTCGCTGTGACCATGCTGTTTCGCGAGCCGTTCGTCGGCGTGATCAATGCGTGGCTGCAAAGCATGACCTACAGCAAGCCGCAGCTGCTCACCAGTATGAGCACCGCGGTGCTGAAAGCCGCTCTGGTGTATCTGCTGGTGCGCGCCGCGGCCACGCCCGCGCGCTTCGGCTGGCTGTGGGCGCTCGAATCGGCGGCCATCGGCGCCATCCTCGTGTTCTATTACATGCGGCGACATGGCGGCAAGCTCGGCTGGCATGTCGACCGTGCGCTCTTCAAGCACTTCGCAAGTGCGGGCACCGTGTTCTGGCTCGGCCTGATCTGTATGTATCTGTTCCTGAAACTGGACCGGCTCATGCTCGAACGGGCGATCTCCTTTGCCGACCTCGGTCGTTATTCCGCCGCCCAGCAGTTGAACGAGAACTGGATCACGCTCGCGCTGATGCTCGCGCAGACCATCGCGCCGGCCTTCGTCTACCGGGTGCAGGACGCAGCCCAGTTGCGCCGCAACATGTGGCGGCTCACCGCCATGACCGCCGCGCTGATGGTGGGCGGCGCGCTCGTGCTGGATCTGCTGGCCGGCATCATCATTCGCCGCGTGTTCGGGCCGCAGTTCGAAGGCGCGATCGAGATTTTCCGCTGGGCCGTGTGGCTGTCCGTGCCGGCCGGCATCGAAGCGATCGGCAATCTGATCGTGCTCAAGTATCAGGCCAAGTTCGTATTGCTCTCGAAGTGGCTGCTGGCGCTGGCTATAGCATTCGTGGTCAATCTGCTGGCGATTCCACGGCTTGGCGCTTACGGCGCGCTGGTGGGTCTGGCGGCCGGCTATCTGGCGGCCGCGTCGGTTAATCTTTATTACATTCGTTTCAAATTGCGCCCATGACGAACGCATCCGCCACCGCGCAAATGACCCTCGACGACGTCGCGGTGCTGATTCCCGCCTACAACGGCCAGGCCGATGTCGACCTCACGCTCGCGTCGTTCAGTGAAAGCGCGCCGGTGCATGTGCTGATCGTCGACGACGGCAGCACGCCGCCGATCGTCGCGCCGGCCATCGCCAATATGAAGATCGAAGTGCTGCGCATGGCGCAGAACGGCGGCATTGAACGCGCGTTGCAAACCGGCATCGACGCATTGGCCCAGCGCGGCTTTCGCTATGCGGCGCGCATCGACGCGGGCGACCGCAGCGTGCCGCAGCGGCTTGCCAAACAACGCCTGTTCATGGAATTGCATCCGCGCGTGGCCGGCCTCGGCATGTGGACGCAAGTCGTCACTCGCGAAGGCAAACCGCTCTTCATGCTGACGCCGCCCGCCGAACCGGACGCGATCCGCCGCTTGCGCTTTTTCCGCTCATGCCTCGCGCACCCTTCGATGATGCTGCGCATCGACGCCGTGCGCGCGGTCGGCAACTACCGCGCCGAGTACCGCTCCGCCGAGGACCTCGATCTGTTCGTGCGACTCATGGAGCAGTACGACTGCGCGAACCTGCCGGAGCTCGGGCTCTATTACGAGCTGAACGAAGGTGGCATTAGCGCGACCAAACGGCGCCGCCAGGTGAATTCGACGCTGCGGCTGCAACTGCGCTACTTCAACGCGGCCAATCCATACGACTGGCTGGGCCTCGCCAAAAATCTGCTGCATCTGGTGACGCCTTACCGCGCGCTGCAACGGATCAAGCGCAGCCTGCTCACGCCGCGCGCGAGCCACTGAATCATTCCCCCAATTGACCGCCGAGTTCGTTCCCGCATGAAGCCTGCCTTGAAGTCGACGCCCGCGTTGCGCATTACACTCGTCTGTAACACCGCCTGGGCAATCTATACGTATCGGCAAGGGCTGATCCGTATGCTGGTCGGACGTGGCGTCGACGTGACGGTGCTGGCGCCGCGCGACCGCACATTCGAACTGCTCGCCGCCATGGGCTGCCGCTGCATCGAATTGCCGGTCGCCTCCAAGGGCACCAATCCACGCGACGACCTGCGCACGCTGTACGCGCTCTATCGGCAATACCGCACGATCCGCCCGCACGTGGTGTTCCACTACACGATCAAGCCGAATATTTATGGCTCGATCGCCGCGAAGCTGGCGGGCGTGCAATCGGTTGCGGTCACAACCGGATTGGGCTACGTGTTCATCCAGCAAAGCC contains:
- the waaC gene encoding lipopolysaccharide heptosyltransferase I, which encodes MSVQKILIVRVSSLGDVVHNMPVIADIRRRHPEAQIDWLVEESFVGLVQLVSGVRRAIPVSLRRWRKRILSLDNWREIGAFRRALAAENYDLVIDCQGLIKTAWVASMARGPLVGLANRTEGAGFEWPVRFFYDKRVPIEPRTHVVERTRQLVAAALNDPAPQPTDDIDFGLDTGRAALALSEANLNLPVPYVVFVHATSRADKQWPDTAWIELGQSLVRRGASIVLPWGSEEERATSERLAKEFGAAAIVPPKLSLPAVVGLIEGAAATVGVDTGLVHIAAALKRPTIELYNFATAWRTGGYWSPNVVNLGTAGQPPTLQQVKSALAGFGLL
- a CDS encoding phosphomannomutase/phosphoglucomutase; translation: MISKSIFKAYDIRGVIGKTLDADAARSIGRAFGSEVRAQGGDAVVVARDGRLSGPELVQALSDGLRAAGVDVVNVGMVPTPVGYFAASVPLQLDGGERRVDSCIVVTGSHNPPDYNGFKMVLRGAAIYGEQILALHQRIVDENFSEGSGTYTEYDIADAYLDRIASDIKLARPIKIVVDTGNGVAGGLAPKLFKKLGCELVELFTEIDGNFPNHHPDPAHPENLQDVIRALKETDAEIGFAFDGDGDRLGVVTKDGQIIYPDRQLMLFAEEVLSRNKGAQIIYDVKCTRNLAKWVKDKGGEPLMWKTGHSLVKAKLRETGAPLAGEMSGHVFFKDRWYGFDDGLYTGARLLEILTRVEDPSKLLNSLPNSNSTPELQLKLEEGENFELIARLQQSAKFTGADDVVKIDGLRVEYPDGFGLARSSNTTPVVVMRFEADNDAALKRIQEDFRRVILAEKPDAKLPF
- a CDS encoding oligosaccharide flippase family protein, producing the protein MLTLKRFANPDVTRAFTNIVWLGLERLTQIGVAIAISGLLARYFGPDVFGKWQYANTLLLVLSPITWVCGAEILVPTIVNRPPAQLGTVLGSAFALRISVSAAALLLTWLGIALHVFEPLVGAMLAGLAVTMLFREPFVGVINAWLQSMTYSKPQLLTSMSTAVLKAALVYLLVRAAATPARFGWLWALESAAIGAILVFYYMRRHGGKLGWHVDRALFKHFASAGTVFWLGLICMYLFLKLDRLMLERAISFADLGRYSAAQQLNENWITLALMLAQTIAPAFVYRVQDAAQLRRNMWRLTAMTAALMVGGALVLDLLAGIIIRRVFGPQFEGAIEIFRWAVWLSVPAGIEAIGNLIVLKYQAKFVLLSKWLLALAIAFVVNLLAIPRLGAYGALVGLAAGYLAAASVNLYYIRFKLRP
- a CDS encoding glycosyltransferase, whose product is MTNASATAQMTLDDVAVLIPAYNGQADVDLTLASFSESAPVHVLIVDDGSTPPIVAPAIANMKIEVLRMAQNGGIERALQTGIDALAQRGFRYAARIDAGDRSVPQRLAKQRLFMELHPRVAGLGMWTQVVTREGKPLFMLTPPAEPDAIRRLRFFRSCLAHPSMMLRIDAVRAVGNYRAEYRSAEDLDLFVRLMEQYDCANLPELGLYYELNEGGISATKRRRQVNSTLRLQLRYFNAANPYDWLGLAKNLLHLVTPYRALQRIKRSLLTPRASH